The following proteins come from a genomic window of Elusimicrobiota bacterium:
- a CDS encoding discoidin domain-containing protein encodes MSLRAGATALTSGAAAGAAVDGSATTGWVSAAADSQWWQADLGEARWMNRMALKWGASHGVEYKLKASMDGRRWKTLYQTTAGDGGTDEVTFGSVRARYVRWEGTRRSGSGGYELKELEVYGPDIRAWGSTEGASLPAAHAVDGDERTRWAGQAIDPQWLAVDFGETRAFDTVRLVWEVAYGKDYLVQVSTDKANWVIVGAVTGGDGGVDEVLVGAQAARYLRVYGLARGTAWGYSLYELDAYGPADPVQETLVGSYGEGTASGEIMGLTNVGAIVAAIQSHRNQILKDGNGNMVIARDKWIAYDYENRPVKVVTAEGSVTEYAYDAEGQRVKVTGAGGTTYFVGTVYEDRGTERIRYVHAGGQRVAQVSSAAGTSYFHVDQLGSVSALTNGAGAVTRTMAYTPFGGSFEAGGSGETAWRFTGQRQDDGTGLYYFNARYYDPALGRFITPDVYIQSPYDPQTHNRYTYCRNNPVNLVDPDGHFFWIPVLVGAAMAGTHGRIFSGNAWQHFDFKAAVIGAAAGAAGQWGYTLGGGGAGGAFLGGMMGGATQGALGTNGNVFQGAVLGSVSGGMSGLVSYGVGQLPIFDISGSPYISGVHNPIANGVGAFLSAYLLGGKKSEAMGAWRSGYWSGILNNLGQYTYSAIKEPPTSGEYLMSRRLGGTDSRLKGTVGIGLQLMGIGHYAAVDFGTGRTKELFPENGEGIAREYNRTERLNSLRNYGGRFGTSYRPLTVSFDQIPTGSAGRYLFIGNNSNHWANSVIK; translated from the coding sequence TTGTCCCTGCGGGCGGGGGCGACGGCGTTGACGTCGGGAGCGGCGGCGGGGGCGGCGGTGGACGGGTCGGCGACGACGGGGTGGGTGTCGGCGGCGGCGGACAGCCAGTGGTGGCAGGCGGATCTGGGGGAAGCGCGGTGGATGAACCGGATGGCGCTCAAGTGGGGAGCGAGCCACGGGGTGGAGTACAAATTGAAGGCCTCGATGGACGGACGCCGCTGGAAAACCCTTTATCAAACGACGGCGGGGGACGGTGGGACGGACGAAGTGACGTTCGGGTCTGTTCGAGCGCGGTACGTGCGGTGGGAGGGAACGCGGCGGAGCGGGAGCGGGGGCTACGAGCTGAAGGAGCTGGAGGTGTACGGGCCGGACATCCGTGCGTGGGGGTCGACGGAGGGGGCGAGCCTGCCGGCGGCGCACGCTGTGGACGGGGACGAGCGGACGCGGTGGGCGGGGCAGGCGATCGACCCGCAGTGGCTGGCGGTGGATTTCGGGGAGACGCGAGCGTTCGACACGGTGCGGCTGGTGTGGGAGGTGGCGTACGGGAAGGATTACCTGGTGCAGGTGTCGACGGACAAGGCGAACTGGGTGATTGTTGGGGCGGTGACGGGCGGGGACGGGGGCGTGGACGAGGTGTTGGTGGGCGCGCAGGCGGCGCGGTATTTGCGGGTGTACGGGCTGGCGCGTGGGACGGCGTGGGGGTATTCGCTCTATGAGCTCGACGCGTACGGCCCCGCGGACCCTGTCCAAGAGACCTTGGTGGGGAGCTACGGGGAGGGAACGGCGAGCGGGGAAATCATGGGGCTGACGAACGTGGGGGCGATCGTGGCGGCGATTCAAAGCCATCGGAACCAGATATTGAAGGATGGGAACGGGAACATGGTGATCGCGCGGGACAAGTGGATCGCGTACGATTACGAGAATCGGCCTGTGAAGGTGGTGACGGCGGAGGGGAGCGTCACGGAATACGCCTACGACGCGGAGGGGCAGCGGGTGAAGGTGACGGGGGCGGGGGGAACGACGTACTTTGTGGGGACGGTGTACGAGGATCGTGGGACGGAGCGGATCCGATACGTCCACGCGGGGGGACAGCGTGTGGCGCAGGTGAGCAGCGCGGCGGGGACGAGCTACTTCCACGTGGACCAGCTGGGGAGCGTGAGCGCGCTGACGAACGGGGCGGGGGCGGTGACGCGGACGATGGCGTACACGCCGTTCGGGGGGAGTTTCGAGGCGGGGGGGAGCGGGGAGACGGCGTGGCGGTTCACGGGGCAGCGGCAGGATGACGGGACGGGGCTGTATTATTTCAACGCGCGGTACTACGACCCGGCACTGGGGCGGTTCATCACGCCGGACGTATACATCCAAAGCCCCTACGACCCGCAGACGCATAACCGCTACACCTACTGCCGGAACAACCCGGTCAATCTGGTGGACCCGGATGGGCATTTCTTTTGGATCCCGGTTCTGGTGGGCGCGGCAATGGCGGGAACGCACGGGCGTATTTTCAGCGGGAACGCTTGGCAACACTTCGACTTCAAAGCGGCGGTCATCGGCGCGGCGGCGGGAGCCGCTGGACAGTGGGGGTATACCTTGGGTGGTGGTGGAGCGGGAGGAGCCTTCCTGGGGGGTATGATGGGTGGAGCAACCCAGGGGGCGCTAGGGACAAACGGGAATGTTTTTCAAGGAGCTGTTTTGGGTTCAGTCTCGGGTGGAATGAGTGGTTTGGTGTCTTATGGTGTTGGACAGCTGCCAATTTTTGACATATCAGGTTCGCCTTACATTTCTGGTGTTCACAACCCGATTGCCAATGGTGTGGGCGCATTTCTGTCCGCCTACCTCCTGGGTGGAAAAAAATCGGAAGCAATGGGGGCTTGGCGTTCCGGGTACTGGTCGGGGATCCTGAACAACCTTGGACAATACACATATAGCGCTATCAAAGAACCACCTACGAGCGGGGAATATTTAATGTCCCGTCGATTGGGCGGGACAGATAGTCGGTTGAAGGGAACTGTAGGAATCGGTTTGCAGCTGATGGGGATTGGACACTATGCAGCTGTCGATTTCGGTACGGGGCGTACGAAAGAACTTTTCCCAGAAAACGGAGAAGGAATCGCTAGGGAATACAATCGAACCGAAAGGCTAAATTCACTCAGGAATTACGGTGGCCGGTTTGGCACCTCTTACCGCCCTTTGACTGTTTCTTTTGATCAAATCCCGACGGGCAGCGCGGGGAGATACTTATTCATTGGGAATAATTCGAACCATTGGGCCAACAGTGTCATTAAATGA